Proteins found in one Pyrus communis chromosome 15, drPyrComm1.1, whole genome shotgun sequence genomic segment:
- the LOC137717167 gene encoding uncharacterized protein, with the protein MALLARIPSKVHTKKSIKSIKKPSFDRPTLLEKLKILNLSHSYFLTQSPNFSKLPNLEYLILKGCKSLLEIQHSVGCLERLALVNLKDCIMLKDLPKSFYKLKHVETLVLSGCSRFQNLVADIGEMVSLTTLLIDNTAIEELPYSSIARLKNLTRLSLCGLKLIEPNPSVWPLVLTREYPPELHCSISSEDFRTIDMYSNDFYILPRNHHKRKTTSGNGVIFHPGNDIAKWFTNVDNEGDRVCFQVPETTGSNLKSLIVHTVYSSSLHKDAPHNHFAIFITNHTKITNFVVRPMDPYTITSNEVIWQRHLSNKELSLESGDSIEVYIMIGSGFRVKKTGVHIVWDPELM; encoded by the exons ATGGCTTTGCTGGCGAGGATTCCGTCTAAAGTTCATACCAAAAAAAGCATTAAGTCAATTAAGAAGCCTAGTTTCGATCGACCTACG TTGCTCGAGAAGTTGAAGATTCTGAATCTCAGCCATTCCTACTTCCTAACACAATCGCCAAACTTCTCAAAACTCCCAAATCTCGAGTATTTGATACTCAAGGGCTGTAAGAGCTTGCTTGAGATTCAGCACTCTGTAGGATGTCTCGAAAGACTTGCTTTGGTAAATCTCAAAGACTGCATAATGCTTAAGGATCTTCCAAAGAGTTTCTATAAGTTGAAACACGTTGAAACTCTTGTTCTTTCTGGCTGTTCAAGATTTCAAAACTTGGTTGCGGATATAGGAGAGATGGTATCATTGACAACTCTCCTTATAGATAACACGGCCATAGAAGAATTACCATATTCTTCCATAGCACGGTTGAAGAACCTGACACGTTTATCTCTATGTGGTCTGAAACTTATAGAACCCAACCCTTCCGTTTGGCCTTTGGTATTGACAAGAGAATATCCACCTGAATTACATTGCTCTATTTCTTCTGAGGATTTCAGGACTATCGACATGTATAGCAACGATTTTTATATCCTTCCGAGGAATCATCATAAGCGCAAGACAACGAGTGGAAATGGTGTCATTTTCCACCCTGGAAATGATATTGCCAAGTGGTTCACAAATGTCGACAATGAGGGTGATCGAGTCTGTTTCCAAGTGCCTGAAACTACTGGTTCTAACTTAAAATCGTTGATTGTGCACACCgtttattcttcatcattacACAAGGACGCACCTCATAATCATTTTGCTATATTTATTACAAATCATACCAAGATCACCAACTTCGTTGTCCGGCCAATGGATCCCTACACAATAACTTCAAATGAAGTCATTTGGCAAAGACATTTATCAAACAAGGAGCTCAGTTTGGAAAGTGGAGACTCCATTGAAGTTTATATTATGATAGGATCTGGTTTCAGGGTGAAGAAAACGGGGGTACATATCGTATGGGATCCCGAATTGATGTAG